One Oscillospiraceae bacterium genomic region harbors:
- a CDS encoding TnpV protein has protein sequence MELTYYRKGDYLFPNLAVQDEPQIIGKYGMLRRTYLKENRKNWYQSMLMSGKLNQHLAQIEEAAESRVETLLNSLNEKFPAPSKERDPLAWAAHQNNLTAMAEEIVLKELVYN, from the coding sequence ATGGAGTTGACGTATTACCGCAAGGGAGATTATCTGTTCCCGAATCTGGCCGTGCAGGACGAGCCGCAGATCATCGGGAAGTACGGGATGCTGCGCAGGACGTACCTGAAAGAGAATCGCAAGAACTGGTATCAGAGTATGCTGATGAGCGGCAAACTGAACCAGCATCTGGCGCAGATCGAGGAAGCAGCGGAGAGCCGGGTGGAAACCCTGCTGAACAGCCTGAACGAGAAGTTCCCGGCACCGAGCAAGGAGCGGGACCCGCTGGCATGGGCGGCGCACCAGAACAACCTGACGGCGATGGCAGAGGAAATCGTCTTGAAGGAATTGGTGTACAATTAA
- a CDS encoding DNA topoisomerase, with translation MKYLVIAEKPSVSKSIAKVIGAYRQEDGYLEGGDCVVSWCLGHLAEYAAPEHYDERYENWRFEDLPILPAEWKLLVHSTKKPQFNVLRKLLRSKKFDYVVNACDAGREGEAIFRRVYALAGSKLPIKRLWISSMEDAAIQQGFENLKDGVAYDNLFAASECRAKADWLIGMNGTRAFTKKYGRKQTIGRVQTPTLAMLTERQAKIQNFVKEPYYKVELSGAGVVAVSEQMAQEQDADTVQAACDGQCAVVGSIERKKVEKKPPKPYDLTTLQREANRYYGLTASQTLQALQELYEEKLVTYPRTDSQFVTEDMRTTVESLVLALDGTAADVSCVINNSKVTDHHAILPTMQGARCDKEKLSETKQKVLSLVAWKLVQAVQPPFIYEDVLVMVCCQGRNFTAKYKDVLQPGYTAKPVPFVEPEKDKDVPFPKKMEQGMVLPVVRAEKKQGFTSPPKVYTEDTLLSAMETAGNKEFEKDTEKKGLGTPATRAAILEKLVSSGYVERKGKQMIPTEDGVAAIRNIPDYLKSASMTAEWENDLLRMERGEIKPHDFMQGIHGLLNKMLADLRQIPTVAAAPYYNKVGVGSCPVCGNPVHESKLSFCCADRSCKFALWKESRYLSNMRKTLDKKMAVDLLKNGRTHVKDFYSVKKDKMFAADLVMRVEDGRAQYSLEFPKAPMKTKT, from the coding sequence TTGAAATATCTGGTGATTGCAGAAAAACCGAGCGTATCGAAATCCATTGCAAAAGTGATCGGTGCATATCGGCAGGAGGACGGGTATCTGGAGGGTGGGGATTGTGTGGTAAGCTGGTGTCTGGGGCATCTGGCAGAGTATGCAGCCCCGGAACATTACGATGAACGCTATGAGAACTGGCGCTTTGAAGATTTGCCGATTCTCCCTGCCGAGTGGAAACTGCTGGTGCATAGCACCAAGAAGCCGCAATTCAATGTCCTGCGCAAATTGCTCCGCAGCAAGAAATTTGATTATGTGGTGAACGCCTGCGACGCCGGGCGCGAGGGAGAAGCAATTTTCCGTCGTGTGTATGCCCTTGCCGGAAGTAAACTCCCCATCAAGCGACTGTGGATCAGCAGCATGGAGGATGCCGCCATCCAGCAGGGCTTTGAAAACCTGAAAGATGGCGTGGCCTACGATAATCTGTTTGCAGCGTCCGAGTGCAGGGCAAAAGCGGACTGGCTGATTGGCATGAACGGAACCCGTGCTTTTACGAAAAAGTACGGCAGAAAGCAGACCATTGGCCGGGTACAGACCCCGACGCTGGCGATGCTGACCGAACGGCAGGCAAAAATCCAGAACTTCGTAAAAGAACCCTATTATAAAGTGGAACTGTCCGGCGCGGGTGTCGTGGCGGTATCGGAACAGATGGCGCAGGAGCAGGATGCCGATACCGTGCAGGCCGCTTGCGATGGTCAGTGCGCGGTGGTTGGCAGCATTGAGCGCAAGAAGGTGGAGAAGAAGCCCCCGAAGCCGTATGACCTGACGACCTTGCAGCGAGAAGCAAACCGATACTACGGCCTGACCGCCAGCCAGACCTTGCAGGCGTTGCAGGAATTATACGAGGAAAAGCTGGTGACATACCCCAGAACGGACAGCCAGTTTGTGACCGAGGATATGAGAACGACAGTGGAATCTCTGGTGCTGGCCTTGGATGGCACGGCGGCAGACGTAAGCTGTGTTATCAACAACAGCAAGGTTACAGACCACCACGCAATCCTGCCGACGATGCAGGGCGCAAGGTGTGATAAGGAAAAGCTGTCCGAAACCAAACAGAAGGTACTTTCCCTTGTCGCATGGAAGTTGGTGCAGGCTGTACAGCCGCCGTTCATCTACGAAGATGTTCTGGTGATGGTATGCTGCCAGGGTAGGAACTTCACGGCAAAATATAAGGATGTTCTGCAGCCCGGATACACGGCAAAGCCTGTTCCGTTTGTGGAGCCGGAAAAGGACAAGGACGTACCGTTTCCGAAAAAGATGGAGCAGGGAATGGTTCTTCCTGTGGTACGGGCAGAGAAAAAGCAGGGCTTTACTTCGCCACCGAAAGTCTACACGGAAGATACCCTGCTGTCCGCAATGGAAACGGCAGGCAACAAAGAATTTGAAAAGGACACGGAAAAGAAAGGTCTGGGAACCCCTGCAACGCGCGCCGCAATTCTGGAAAAGCTGGTATCTTCCGGCTATGTTGAGCGCAAGGGCAAGCAGATGATTCCCACGGAGGACGGTGTGGCTGCGATCCGCAACATCCCGGACTACCTGAAATCTGCCAGCATGACAGCCGAGTGGGAAAATGACCTGCTGCGGATGGAGCGCGGCGAAATCAAGCCCCACGATTTTATGCAGGGCATCCACGGACTGCTCAATAAGATGCTGGCTGACCTCCGCCAGATTCCTACTGTGGCGGCGGCTCCCTATTATAATAAGGTAGGCGTGGGAAGCTGCCCGGTCTGCGGCAACCCTGTACATGAAAGTAAACTCAGCTTTTGTTGTGCAGACCGCAGCTGCAAATTTGCCCTCTGGAAAGAAAGCAGATACTTGTCCAACATGAGAAAGACGCTGGACAAGAAGATGGCGGTAGACCTTTTGAAGAATGGGCGCACCCATGTAAAAGACTTTTATTCCGTGAAAAAAGATAAGATGTTTGCTGCCGACCTTGTGATGCGCGTCGAAGATGGCCGCGCACAGTACAGCCTGGAATTTCCCAAAGCACCGATGAAAACGAAAACGTAA
- a CDS encoding DUF4366 domain-containing protein: MLKRLGVVIPSTILTLLMAVGFSTPAFAFVDTTEVTEEPTQVIEEAEPTEEEKIPFTIAGNGEVEDNIVDDPSKEFFTVKTKGGNTFFLVIDRARNSENVYMLSMIDEYDLQEFLDDEERNGKQEEETPAVVLPETKPEPTPDVEIEEPKEESNGGMNKILLLVFVAALGGAGAFFYFYIYKPKPKEETPTSENMETDQSLATVNEDSQQE; this comes from the coding sequence ATGCTTAAACGGCTGGGAGTTGTTATCCCCAGCACAATTCTGACCCTGCTGATGGCGGTGGGCTTTTCGACTCCGGCCTTTGCCTTTGTGGACACCACTGAGGTGACGGAGGAACCGACACAGGTGATTGAGGAGGCAGAGCCGACGGAGGAAGAAAAGATTCCGTTCACCATCGCAGGCAACGGCGAGGTGGAGGACAACATCGTAGATGACCCCAGCAAGGAGTTCTTCACGGTCAAGACCAAGGGCGGCAACACATTCTTTCTGGTGATTGACCGGGCGCGGAACAGCGAAAACGTCTATATGCTCTCGATGATCGACGAGTACGATTTGCAGGAGTTTCTGGACGATGAAGAGCGGAACGGCAAGCAGGAAGAAGAAACGCCTGCGGTAGTTCTGCCCGAAACCAAACCCGAACCTACCCCGGATGTGGAAATCGAAGAACCGAAAGAGGAATCGAACGGCGGCATGAATAAGATTCTGCTGCTGGTATTCGTGGCTGCGCTGGGCGGTGCAGGTGCTTTCTTCTACTTCTACATTTATAAGCCGAAGCCGAAAGAGGAAACCCCGACGAGCGAGAACATGGAAACCGACCAGAGCCTTGCAACCGTGAACGAGGACAGCCAGCAGGAGTAA
- a CDS encoding DUF4315 family protein, translating into MGKKLQKYLDEAEKTEQQIAELEERLRTIRAAQKKEEDSEIIRAIRSTKMGGRELLALLDNIQAGNVTFLTAVNNASEEAETEKAIEKDA; encoded by the coding sequence ATGGGCAAAAAATTACAGAAATATCTTGATGAAGCCGAAAAGACGGAACAGCAGATCGCGGAACTGGAAGAACGGCTGAGAACCATCCGGGCAGCACAGAAAAAGGAAGAGGACAGCGAGATCATTCGTGCCATCCGCAGCACCAAGATGGGCGGGCGCGAACTGCTGGCTCTGCTGGACAACATTCAGGCGGGCAACGTGACGTTCCTGACCGCTGTAAACAACGCTTCGGAGGAAGCAGAAACGGAGAAAGCGATTGAAAAAGATGCTTAA
- a CDS encoding NlpC/P60 family protein codes for MDENLRTGEQKSATAEEKLEKEDSAKETAEKEADEAPVMDEEICMDAGDGEEDAPRHHSTAKQSADYYKAHQEDGKPKDAPAEADAEPQTKKGRLSFEDEKGGIVRGMGMGVKKVAKKGVDTATGFAHQKVHQVEKDNSGVEAAHKSEEAAERLHHFVKGRKKPKDKSARAKKRGGEDQKASRLKFSESEGGTAENAAEPSLKKKQPQPPPTAAGGEAKTVGAKFYQKKQYKDAYAAAKRGQKAGTAASKQAAAATNTITEKAKAAVQEIVVQNKTLWVSIGVGILLVMVMLGAFSSCGAAIQGTGSTFVGTTYPSKDADMKGAEEDYLELEKELDKQIRQMESTHPGYDEYRYQLDEIGHDPYQLISHLTAVYEQFTRGQVKPVIKELFKQQYLLKVWETIEIRTRMETRVGVRPTIDAFGNISMETYTYQEEVEYEYKILNVLLKNKGFDTIARKNMNRKQTGRYDAYNLTYGNRPELFGAGSPTYSGGTTGSIGTGSGAGGSGGGFKYDIPSEALSDEKFARMIEEAEKYLGMPYVWGGSSPSTSFDCSGFVCWVINNSGNGWSVGRTTANGLRGKCSYVSPADAQPGDLIFFEKTYNTVGASHVGIYVGNGMMIHCGDPISYTSINSTYWQSHFLGFGRIN; via the coding sequence GTGGATGAAAACCTCCGCACCGGGGAACAGAAGTCCGCAACCGCAGAAGAAAAGCTTGAGAAAGAAGATTCGGCAAAAGAAACTGCGGAAAAGGAAGCAGACGAAGCACCTGTCATGGACGAAGAAATCTGTATGGATGCCGGGGACGGGGAGGAGGATGCACCCCGGCATCACAGCACCGCCAAGCAGAGCGCAGACTATTACAAAGCCCATCAGGAGGATGGGAAGCCGAAGGATGCGCCTGCGGAAGCGGATGCAGAGCCGCAGACCAAGAAAGGCCGACTTTCTTTTGAGGATGAAAAAGGCGGCATTGTCCGTGGCATGGGGATGGGCGTTAAGAAGGTGGCCAAGAAAGGAGTGGATACCGCCACCGGGTTCGCCCATCAGAAAGTACATCAGGTAGAAAAGGACAATTCCGGCGTGGAAGCTGCTCACAAGTCGGAAGAAGCCGCCGAACGCCTGCACCACTTTGTCAAAGGTAGAAAAAAGCCCAAAGACAAATCTGCCAGGGCAAAGAAAAGAGGTGGCGAGGATCAGAAGGCCAGCCGTCTGAAATTCTCCGAGAGTGAGGGCGGCACGGCAGAAAATGCAGCAGAACCGTCGCTGAAAAAGAAACAGCCCCAGCCACCGCCGACTGCCGCAGGAGGTGAAGCAAAGACAGTCGGCGCGAAGTTTTACCAGAAAAAGCAGTATAAGGATGCCTATGCAGCCGCCAAGCGCGGCCAGAAAGCCGGAACTGCCGCCAGCAAGCAGGCAGCTGCGGCAACAAACACCATTACGGAGAAAGCGAAAGCGGCGGTGCAGGAGATCGTCGTGCAGAATAAAACCCTGTGGGTCAGTATTGGTGTTGGCATCCTTCTGGTGATGGTCATGCTGGGAGCCTTTTCAAGCTGTGGTGCAGCGATTCAGGGAACGGGCAGTACCTTTGTGGGAACGACTTACCCCAGCAAGGATGCCGACATGAAAGGTGCGGAAGAAGATTATCTGGAACTGGAAAAGGAACTGGATAAGCAGATTCGGCAGATGGAATCCACCCATCCGGGCTATGATGAATACCGCTATCAGCTTGACGAGATCGGCCATGACCCATATCAGCTTATTTCCCATCTGACTGCGGTTTATGAGCAGTTCACCAGAGGACAGGTCAAGCCTGTTATCAAGGAACTGTTCAAGCAGCAGTACCTCCTGAAAGTGTGGGAAACCATTGAGATTCGCACACGCATGGAAACCAGAGTAGGGGTTCGGCCAACGATTGACGCTTTTGGAAACATCAGCATGGAAACCTATACTTATCAGGAAGAAGTGGAGTACGAGTATAAAATCCTCAATGTCCTGCTGAAAAATAAGGGCTTCGATACCATCGCGCGGAAGAACATGAATCGGAAGCAGACCGGGCGGTACGATGCCTATAACCTGACCTATGGCAATCGCCCCGAACTATTCGGCGCAGGCTCCCCGACATACAGCGGCGGTACAACAGGCAGCATCGGTACAGGCAGCGGTGCTGGTGGCTCCGGCGGTGGTTTCAAGTATGATATTCCATCGGAAGCCCTTTCGGATGAAAAGTTCGCAAGGATGATTGAGGAAGCCGAAAAGTATCTTGGTATGCCGTATGTGTGGGGCGGAAGTTCCCCAAGCACCAGTTTTGATTGCTCCGGCTTCGTCTGCTGGGTCATCAATAACAGCGGCAATGGGTGGAGCGTCGGGCGTACAACAGCCAACGGTCTGCGCGGAAAGTGCAGTTATGTTTCTCCTGCGGATGCACAGCCTGGTGACTTGATCTTCTTTGAGAAAACCTATAACACCGTTGGCGCGTCGCACGTTGGAATCTACGTCGGCAATGGGATGATGATCCACTGCGGCGACCCCATTTCCTACACCAGCATTAACTCGACCTACTGGCAGAGCCACTTTTTAGGCTTTGGCCGCATCAACTGA
- a CDS encoding ATP-binding protein, protein MTENWKPQHRSRRKEASLVKSEPKKKPQPGGFFQKFFRKPERDEKEQRLTVQRSIPYLEMGRDGICRVEEHLYSKTVRFYDINYQLAQNEDKNTIFESWCDFLNYFDASIRFQLSFINHKSDMSEYNKVIQIEPQHDQFDDVRMEYAQMLKQQLAKGNNGLVRTKYITFSIEAKSVREAKPRLERIETDILNNFKVLGVKAYPLNGVERLQIMYETFHQEEQHKFDFSYDRILQSGMTTKDFIAPTSFLFKSGKDFMMGDTYGAASYLNILAPELTDKVLAEFLDMDKNLVVSIHVQSVDQLKAIKLIKGKITDLDRMKIEEQKKAVRSGYDMEIIPSDLATYGGEAKKILDDLQSRNERMFLVTVLFLNTAKTKQELDSAVFQTAGIAQKFNCTLNRLDYLQEQGLMSSLPLANNLVPIKRALTTTSTAIFVPFTTQELFMEGDSLYYGLNAVSNNMIMADRKQLKNPNGLILGTPGSGKSFSAKREITNVFFTTTDDIIVADPEGEYYPLVEALGGQVIHISSTSKDYINPMDINLNYADDDNPLGMKSDFILSLCELIMGARDGMEPEEKSVIDRCLPLVYQKYLNDPKPENMPTLGDLYDCLREQKERQAQRIATALEIYVNGSLRVFNHQTNVELDNRIICFDIKELGKQLKKLGMLIVQDQVWNRVTINRNSKKNTRYYIDEFHLLLKEEQTAAYSVEIWKRFRKWGGVPTGITQNIKDLLASREIENIFENSDFIYMLNQASGDRQILAKQLNISPFQLSYVTNSNEGEGLLFYGNTIIPFKDKFDTSLKLYSLMTTKPNEMGKYKEKKEA, encoded by the coding sequence ATGACAGAGAACTGGAAACCGCAGCACCGATCCAGAAGAAAGGAGGCATCCTTGGTAAAAAGTGAACCGAAGAAGAAACCGCAGCCGGGCGGCTTCTTCCAAAAGTTCTTTCGTAAACCCGAAAGGGACGAAAAGGAACAACGGTTGACCGTGCAGCGTTCCATTCCATATCTGGAAATGGGGCGCGACGGTATCTGCCGGGTGGAGGAACATCTGTACTCCAAAACTGTCCGATTCTACGACATTAACTACCAGCTGGCACAGAACGAGGATAAGAACACCATCTTTGAAAGCTGGTGCGACTTCCTCAACTACTTCGATGCCAGCATCCGCTTTCAGCTTTCGTTCATCAACCATAAGAGTGACATGAGCGAGTACAACAAGGTCATACAGATCGAGCCGCAACACGACCAGTTCGATGATGTGCGTATGGAATATGCGCAGATGCTGAAACAGCAGCTTGCCAAGGGCAATAACGGTCTGGTTCGGACGAAGTACATCACGTTCAGTATCGAAGCAAAGAGTGTCCGGGAAGCAAAGCCCCGGCTGGAGCGTATCGAAACCGATATTCTCAACAATTTCAAGGTGCTGGGTGTGAAAGCCTACCCGCTGAACGGCGTGGAACGGCTGCAGATCATGTACGAAACCTTTCATCAGGAGGAACAGCACAAGTTCGATTTCAGTTATGACCGCATCCTGCAGAGCGGTATGACCACAAAGGACTTCATTGCCCCGACCAGTTTCCTGTTCAAGAGCGGCAAGGACTTTATGATGGGTGACACCTATGGTGCTGCATCCTATCTGAACATCCTTGCCCCGGAACTGACGGATAAGGTGCTGGCCGAATTTCTGGACATGGACAAAAATCTGGTGGTCAGCATTCATGTGCAGTCGGTAGATCAGCTGAAAGCCATCAAACTGATCAAAGGCAAAATTACCGACCTGGACCGTATGAAAATCGAGGAGCAGAAGAAAGCTGTGAGGTCTGGTTATGATATGGAAATTATTCCGAGCGACCTTGCGACTTATGGCGGCGAGGCCAAGAAGATTCTGGATGATCTGCAGAGCCGTAATGAGCGTATGTTCCTTGTTACGGTGCTTTTCCTCAATACGGCCAAGACCAAGCAGGAGTTGGATAGTGCTGTGTTTCAGACTGCTGGCATCGCTCAGAAGTTCAACTGCACTCTGAACCGTCTGGATTATTTGCAGGAACAGGGCCTTATGAGCAGCCTGCCGCTGGCAAATAATCTCGTTCCCATCAAGCGCGCACTGACCACCACTTCTACTGCCATCTTCGTTCCCTTCACCACGCAGGAGCTTTTTATGGAGGGCGATTCTCTCTATTATGGTCTGAACGCAGTGTCTAACAACATGATTATGGCAGACCGGAAGCAGCTGAAAAACCCGAATGGTCTGATCCTCGGCACACCGGGAAGCGGCAAGTCATTTAGTGCAAAGCGTGAAATCACCAACGTGTTCTTCACCACAACGGACGATATTATCGTTGCAGACCCGGAAGGCGAGTATTATCCGCTGGTGGAAGCATTGGGCGGTCAGGTTATCCATATTTCGTCCACCAGTAAGGACTACATCAACCCGATGGACATCAACCTGAACTATGCGGACGATGATAACCCGCTGGGCATGAAATCGGACTTTATTCTTTCCCTGTGCGAACTGATTATGGGCGCACGGGATGGCATGGAGCCGGAAGAAAAGTCGGTCATAGACCGCTGCCTGCCGCTGGTCTATCAGAAGTATCTGAACGATCCGAAGCCGGAGAATATGCCGACGCTCGGTGATCTGTACGACTGCCTGCGGGAGCAGAAGGAACGGCAGGCGCAGCGTATCGCCACGGCACTGGAAATCTACGTCAATGGTTCGCTGCGTGTGTTCAACCATCAGACGAATGTGGAACTGGATAACCGCATTATCTGTTTCGATATCAAAGAGTTGGGCAAACAGCTGAAAAAACTGGGTATGCTCATTGTTCAGGATCAGGTCTGGAACCGTGTCACCATCAACCGCAACAGCAAAAAGAACACCCGGTACTATATAGACGAGTTCCACCTCCTGCTGAAAGAGGAACAGACCGCAGCATACAGCGTCGAGATCTGGAAGCGGTTCCGAAAATGGGGCGGCGTACCCACAGGCATCACCCAGAACATCAAGGATTTGCTCGCCAGCCGTGAAATCGAGAACATCTTTGAGAACAGCGATTTCATCTATATGCTTAACCAGGCATCCGGCGATCGGCAAATCCTTGCCAAGCAGCTGAATATCTCGCCGTTCCAGCTTTCCTATGTTACGAACAGCAACGAGGGCGAGGGGCTGCTGTTCTACGGCAATACGATTATCCCGTTCAAGGATAAGTTTGATACTTCGCTGAAACTGTACAGCCTGATGACAACGAAGCCTAATGAGATGGGAAAATACAAGGAGAAAAAAGAAGCATGA
- a CDS encoding PrgI family protein has translation MAYVTIPKDLSKVKNKVFLNLTKRQLVCMGFAAGIGVPFYFLMRDTLGTSNAAAGMVLLMLPEFFFALYEKNGMHLETILTNFISVRFKRPAVRRYEIENLYDRELETAAPIQKKGGILGKK, from the coding sequence ATGGCCTATGTAACGATACCCAAAGACCTTTCCAAAGTGAAAAACAAGGTCTTTCTGAACCTGACGAAACGCCAGCTTGTGTGCATGGGGTTCGCGGCGGGCATCGGCGTTCCGTTCTATTTTCTTATGCGTGATACGCTGGGAACCAGCAATGCAGCGGCAGGCATGGTGCTTCTGATGCTGCCGGAGTTTTTCTTTGCTCTGTACGAGAAAAACGGGATGCACCTTGAAACCATCCTGACGAATTTCATCAGCGTCCGCTTCAAACGTCCTGCGGTACGCCGCTACGAGATTGAAAATCTGTATGACAGAGAACTGGAAACCGCAGCACCGATCCAGAAGAAAGGAGGCATCCTTGGTAAAAAGTGA
- a CDS encoding CD0415/CD1112 family protein encodes MFDNIFAAIEKWMRELLSGMVESNLSTMFTAVNQQTSEIAAQVGQTPQGWNSSIFSMIRNISDSVVIPIAGIIITLILCYELISMLTERNNLHDVDTWMFFKYFVKMWIAVYLVSHTFDIAMAVFDIGQSVVNSSSGIIRGNTAIDISSLSMQMQAAMATMAIGELVTLALETLVVSWCLKILSVVITVIMYGRMIEIYLYTSLAPIPFATMSNREWGHVGTNYFRGLFALAFQAFLMMVCVAIYAALIGSIRVSSDIHSALFGTMAYTVILCFSLLKTGSLSKQIFGSH; translated from the coding sequence TTGTTCGATAATATTTTCGCAGCAATCGAAAAATGGATGAGGGAACTTCTTTCCGGCATGGTGGAGTCCAACCTGAGTACGATGTTCACAGCGGTCAACCAACAGACCAGTGAAATCGCTGCTCAGGTCGGGCAGACACCGCAAGGGTGGAACAGCAGCATTTTCAGCATGATCCGTAACATTTCGGATTCGGTGGTGATTCCCATTGCAGGAATCATCATTACGCTGATCCTCTGCTATGAGCTGATCTCGATGCTGACGGAACGGAACAATCTGCACGATGTGGACACCTGGATGTTCTTCAAGTATTTCGTGAAGATGTGGATCGCAGTCTATCTCGTCAGTCATACGTTCGATATTGCAATGGCGGTATTTGACATTGGACAGTCGGTGGTAAATTCTTCCTCCGGCATTATCCGTGGCAATACCGCCATTGATATTAGTTCTCTTTCCATGCAGATGCAGGCGGCAATGGCAACAATGGCGATTGGCGAACTGGTGACGCTGGCATTGGAAACCCTTGTTGTAAGCTGGTGTCTGAAAATTCTGTCGGTGGTTATCACGGTAATTATGTACGGCAGAATGATAGAAATATACCTCTACACTTCGCTTGCTCCGATTCCGTTTGCAACCATGAGTAACCGTGAATGGGGCCATGTGGGTACAAACTACTTCCGAGGGCTGTTCGCGCTGGCATTCCAAGCGTTCCTGATGATGGTCTGCGTGGCAATCTATGCAGCCCTTATCGGCAGCATCCGGGTATCTTCGGATATTCACTCGGCATTGTTCGGCACAATGGCCTACACGGTGATTCTTTGTTTCTCGCTGCTCAAAACGGGAAGTCTGTCCAAACAGATCTTCGGCAGTCACTAA
- a CDS encoding Maff2 family protein, giving the protein MRKCRIGTAKFFTLLLLLYRTSVKSQGMKQLMSGGGVILIGTQLIPLLSGLFG; this is encoded by the coding sequence ATGCGCAAGTGCCGGATAGGAACGGCAAAATTTTTTACACTTCTATTACTTCTTTATCGCACATCAGTAAAGTCGCAGGGCATGAAGCAGCTGATGTCCGGCGGCGGTGTCATTCTCATCGGCACCCAGCTGATCCCGCTGCTCTCTGGTCTGTTCGGTTAA
- a CDS encoding recombinase family protein produces the protein MLRQTNQQPITALYPRLSHEDELQGESNSISNQKRILETYAKQNGFSNLRWYTDDGYSGANFQRPGFQAMLADIEAGKVGTVIVKDMSRLGRNYLQVGMYTEMIFPQKGVRFIAINDGVDSAQGDNDFAPLRNIFNEWLVRDTSKKIKAVKRSKGMNGKPITSKPVYGYLMDEDENFIIDEEAAPVVKQIYNLCLAGNGPTKIARMLTEQQIPTPGTLEYRRTGSTRRYHPGYECKWATNTVVHILENREYTGCLVNFKTEKLSYKVKHSVENPPEKQVIFENHHEPIIDTQTWERVQELRKQRKRPNRYDEVGLFSGILFCADCGSVMYQQRYQTDKRKQDCYICGNYKKRTHDCTAHFIRTDLLTAGVLSNLRKVTSYAAKHEARFMKLLIEQNEDGGKRRNAAKKKELEASEKRIAELSAIFKRLYEDSVTGRISDERFTELSADYEAEQRELKERAAAIQAELSKAQEATVNAEKFMNVVRRHTSFEELTPTLLREFVEKIVVHECSYDENKTRRQDIEIYYSFVGKVDLPE, from the coding sequence ATGTTAAGACAGACCAACCAACAACCAATTACCGCCCTTTACCCAAGACTATCCCATGAGGACGAGCTGCAAGGCGAAAGCAATTCCATTTCCAATCAGAAGCGTATCCTTGAAACCTATGCAAAGCAGAACGGCTTTTCCAATCTGCGCTGGTACACGGACGACGGTTATTCTGGTGCGAACTTTCAAAGACCCGGTTTTCAAGCCATGCTTGCGGACATTGAAGCCGGAAAAGTCGGGACAGTTATCGTAAAGGATATGTCGAGGTTAGGGCGAAACTACCTGCAAGTGGGAATGTACACGGAAATGATTTTCCCACAGAAAGGTGTCCGCTTCATCGCTATCAATGACGGAGTGGACAGCGCACAGGGCGACAATGACTTTGCCCCGCTGCGGAATATCTTTAACGAATGGCTGGTGAGAGATACGAGCAAGAAAATCAAAGCAGTAAAACGCTCAAAAGGCATGAATGGCAAGCCCATCACAAGCAAGCCTGTGTATGGCTACCTCATGGACGAGGATGAAAATTTCATTATTGACGAGGAAGCTGCACCCGTAGTCAAGCAGATATACAACCTCTGTCTTGCCGGGAATGGTCCGACCAAGATAGCCCGTATGCTCACAGAGCAGCAAATCCCCACGCCGGGAACGCTTGAATACCGCAGGACGGGCAGCACCCGCCGCTACCACCCCGGCTATGAGTGCAAGTGGGCGACCAATACCGTAGTGCATATCCTTGAAAACCGGGAATACACAGGCTGTCTGGTAAATTTCAAGACAGAAAAACTTTCTTACAAAGTCAAGCACAGTGTAGAAAATCCCCCGGAAAAGCAAGTGATTTTCGAGAACCACCACGAGCCTATCATAGACACCCAAACATGGGAACGGGTGCAGGAGCTTCGCAAACAGCGCAAACGCCCAAACCGCTATGATGAAGTGGGTTTGTTCTCCGGCATACTGTTCTGTGCGGACTGCGGCAGCGTGATGTATCAGCAGCGATACCAGACGGACAAGCGCAAGCAGGACTGTTATATCTGCGGCAACTACAAGAAACGCACCCATGACTGTACGGCGCACTTTATCCGCACCGACCTCTTGACCGCTGGTGTACTCTCCAATCTGCGGAAAGTGACCAGCTATGCGGCAAAGCATGAAGCCCGGTTTATGAAACTCTTGATTGAGCAGAACGAGGACGGGGGCAAACGCAGGAACGCCGCCAAGAAAAAGGAACTGGAAGCCTCCGAGAAACGCATAGCCGAGTTATCCGCTATCTTCAAGCGGCTGTATGAGGACAGCGTGACCGGGCGCATATCAGACGAGCGTTTCACAGAGCTGTCGGCAGACTATGAAGCAGAGCAACGGGAGCTGAAAGAAAGAGCCGCTGCTATTCAAGCGGAGCTTTCCAAAGCACAGGAAGCCACCGTGAACGCAGAAAAGTTTATGAATGTTGTCCGGCGGCATACCAGCTTTGAAGAACTTACCCCTACTCTGCTGCGGGAGTTTGTAGAGAAAATCGTTGTGCATGAGTGCAGCTATGACGAGAACAAGACCCGCAGACAGGACATTGAGATTTATTATTCTTTTGTTGGCAAGGTGGACTTGCCCGAATAA